In the Marinobacter sp. Arc7-DN-1 genome, TTCCAACACGTGGGCATTCACCACAAAGCGTTCAGAGCGACTCTGAACCTCCAGCACGCCACTGGCAAAAAGTTTGCGCAGGGCATCACCGACTTGATTGTCATCCAGTGCCGGCTGGGCCTGTCGAATCGCTGCAAGGATCTGCTCTTCGGAGAACGCCGGCATATCCCGGGTGGCCCTGACCAAGGATTCAACGGTTTCCCAGTGCTCAAAAAGTGTGCGGGTGAGATGTTTAGGACTCGCCATGGTACTCAGACGCTCTTTGAAGCAAGGCTGGCGTCGATGCCAAAGAAAATGGCTGCGTTCACAAGCGCCTCGTCTTCGCTGATTAAACGGGCCTGGTGATGTTCCGCGCAGGCCAGGTGAAGCGCATCCAACGTCCTCAGGCTCGTCTTCCTTGTTCCAATCCAGTGGCTCGCTCGTTGATAGTGGGTCGTTTCAATGGGGCAAAGGGTGAAGCGGCCATGACTTACATCGTCATGGAACGCACTTTCGATACGGTTCGCCTGAGGCTCACTGAGTTCCCCCATTCGAACCCAACGGGCCAGTGCGCTTGCAACCTCAACTTCTGTCAGATGACTGATAAGAACAGGCCTGGTCTGTGACTCAAGCAAAGCCTGAACCTGATCGCTGGTGCGTTCCTGGCGGTAATAGGGCAGAACGGCGCTGGTGTCAAAGTAAACCATCAATAACGCTCATCGTCTCTGAGCTGCCGCACCGCCCGAGCGGAACTTTCCCGGGAGGGGGGCAATGAGGCCCTGAGTTCTGACCGGTTCGGAAACTGAATTTTTTCTGGCAGGGCTGCGGTCAGGCGCGCAGCAGGTTTGCCATGGCGAAGGATAACAATCTCTTCTCCGGCGGCCACGGCGTCCAATAGATTTGAGAGTTTTTCCCGGGTTTCCCGGACATTGATTGTCTGCATAACCTTTACCCCATTTGTGTACACAATAAGTGTACTCCTGATCGGGGTTTGGTCGCAATTTAACGCCCCGGGGTATTTTCGGTTTCCGGGTCCCGGTTCGATCTGAAACTTGAATAATTCGAGCGCTCGTTCTATTTTTATATTCCGGAGGTCGAAATATGAACAATTCCAATAACACGAACCCTGGCAACACAAACTGGTCCCTGCGCGTGGACGGCAAGACTGCACTGGTTACCGGTGCGGCAGGCGGCCTGGGCCACAGCTTTACCCGATGCCTGCTGGAGGCCGGTGCAACGGTCATTGTCAGTGGCCGCCGCCGCGAGGCACTGGAGTCCCTCAAGGTTGAATTTCCCGAGCATGCTGATCGGGTCCATGTTGTCACCATGGATGTCACCGACGAGGCAAGCGTCACTGAAGCGTTCGACACCATGGCCGATGACATTGCCATCCCCGATGTCGTGGTTTCCAATGCTGGCGTGGCGACCAGCAAGAAGGCACTGAACCTGACCGGTTCGGACTGGGACCGGGTGATTGACACCAATCTCAAGGGCTGCTGGCTGGTCAGCAACGAAGCGGCACGCCGCCTCTCGGCAATCAACCGGGGCGGCAGCATCATCATGATTTCTTCCATTCTTGGCCATCGCGTGGCCGGCAACGTGGCGCCTTATGCCGCCGCAAAGGCCGGCGTTGAGCAGCTGACCCGTGCCCTTGCGCTCGAATGGGCCCGTTACGGTATCCGCGTCAACGCGCTGGCACCGGGGTACATTGAAACCGACCTGAACCGTGATTTCTTCGCCAGTGAACCCGGTCAGAAAATGATCCGTCGCATTCCCCAGCGTCGCCTGGGGCAGGCCGATGATCTCTCCGGTCCGTTGCTGCTTCTGGCTTCAGGGCTTTCCGACTACATGACCGGCAGCACCCTTGTGGTTGATGGCGGTCATCTTCAATCCTCACTGTAAGGAGTGGGCTGTGGACTTCAATCTGAACGCCAGGAACGAGTCTTACCGAAAACGCATCCGGGATTTTGTGGAACAGGAACTGTTGCCGCTGGAGCAGAACCCGGAGGCCTACGATGAGCATGAGAACATTGCGCACGACCATCTCGAGAAGATGCGCGCCAAGGCAAAACAGCAGGGCCTGTGGTGCCTGCAGATTCCTGGGCATCTGGGCGGCCAGGGGCTTGATGTCTCCGGTATGGCGGCCTGTTACGAGGAAATGAACCGCTCGATTTTCGGGCCGGTGGTGTTCAATTCCTCGGCACCGGACGACGGCAACATGATCGTGCTGGCGAAGGTGGCGACCGAGGCCCAGCAGGAGCGCTGGCTCAAACCCATCGTGGAGGGCAAGGTACGGTCTTCGTTTGCCATGACCGAACCGCCCCCCGGCTGCGGCTCGGATCCCGGCATGATGCAGACTACCGCCACGCGCAAGGGCGACCGGTGGGTCATCCACGGCCACAAGCACTATATTACCGGCGCCGCCGAAGCGTCCCATTTCATCTTGATTGCCCGGACTTCCGACGATACCCGCAAGGGCCTGAGCGCTTTCATGTTCCACAAGGATGATCCGGGCTGGGAGATCGTCCGGCGGATTCCGATCATGGGGCCGGAAGAGCACGGCGGTCATTGCGAGCTCCGGTTCGATGGCCTGGAAATTTCGGATGAGAACCGGCTGATGGAGGTCGGTGACGGCCTCAAGGTCACCCAGATCCGCCTGGGCACGGCCCGTCTGACCCACTGCATGCGCTGGCTCGGCCTGGCCCGTCGCTCCCTGGAGATTGCCACCGAGTATGTCGATACCCGGGAATCCTTCGGTCAGACCCTGGCCCAGCGCGAGGGCGTGCAGTGGCTGCTGGGCGAGGCCGCGATGGAGATCCAGATCGGCCGGCTATTGACCATGCACGCTGCCTGGAAGCTGGACCAGGGTGACTTCGCCCGCAAGGAAGTTTCCATGGCCAAGGTCGCGGTGGCCGACACCCTGCACAAGGCGGTGGACACGGCCATTCAGCTGTGCGGTGCCCGGGGTTATTCCAAGGATACCCCGCTGGAGTGGATCTACCGTTATGCCCGCCAGGCGCGGTTGGTGGATGGGGCCTCGGAAATACACAAGATGGTGTTCTCGAAGACCCTGCTGGCGGAGCGTACGGACTTCTGGCACTGGGGAGTGAAGGCCTGATGTCTGCGCTTGCCGACACCTTCAGCGCATTCATTGCCCGGCAAACCGGTGCCCGGAGTGCCCGGGTTATCGATTTCGACAAGCTCTCCGGGGGCGCCATCCAGGACAACTTCGGGTTGACCCTGGAGCTGGAGGGCGGCAGCCGGCCGGGGCGGCAGGAATTTGTGGTCCGGCAGGACGCCCCCTCCGGGGTGTCGGAGAGCCTGTCCAGGCCTGAGGAATTCCAGGTTCTGCAGGCGGCGTTTCAGGCCGGGGTTACCGCTCCGGAGCCGCTCTGGCTGTGCGAGGATACTGAGGTCAGTGGGCGGGTGTTCTATGTCATGACCCGGGCTTCGGGCAGCGCCTCACCGCGCAAGCTTGTCAAAGCGGATTTCACCAAAGAGCAGCGCCGGAACATCGTGCGCAGGCTGGGTGCCGAGCTCGCCAGGCTACACACAGTGAGGCCACCGCAGGAGTCGCTGGAGTTTCTGGCACTGCCGGATCCGGACAATCCGGCCCTGAGTCGGGTCGCGCTGTATCGCCGCTATCTGAAAGAGATCGGTGAGCCCCATCCGGTGCTGGAGTGGGCGCTGAACTGGCTGGAGGACCGTGCGCCGGAACCGGGCCCGACGGTGCTGTGCCACTGTGATTTCCGGACCGGCAACTACATGATGGACGGTGACGAGCTGACCGCTGTCCTGGACTGGGAATTCGCCGCCTGGAGCGATCCCTGTGAAGATCTGGGCTGGCTCTGTTGCCGCAGCTGGCGATTTGGGGCGGATGACCGGGAAGTTGGTGGCGTCGGAGCCAAACAGGATCTTCTGGACGGTTACCGGGAAGCAAGCGGAACCGACCTTGACCCGGCGGCGGTGAGTTACTGGGAAGTCATGGCCCTGGTGCGCTGGGCGATGATCGCGTTGCAGCAGGCGCGCAGGCACATGTCCGGTGAACAGCGTTCGCTGGAACTGGCACTGACCGGCCGCATGGTGGCCCAGATGGAATCCGACCTGCTGAACCAGATTCAGGAACTGGAGGATGGGCAATGATCAACCAACCGGAAACCCGGGATTTGCTCACCGAGGCCCGCCAGGTGTTGCTGGATTCAGTGGCCCCGGAGCTGACGGGAGAGCGCAAATACCAGGCGCTGATGGTAGCCAATGCCATGGGTATGGCAATCCGGGAGCTTGAGCAGCGCGAGCAGGGCCAACCGGAGCAAACCGACCGAACCGTCCGGGCATTCCTGGCGGAGCGGTCCCTCAAAGCTACCGCCGGTGAGGCTGAGGCCGCCCTTGCCCGGGCCGTTCGAGAGCGTCACCTCGATGGCGCCGATCCGGCCGTGCGATCGGTGCTCCGGAACCTCACGGAGGCCCGGTTGCGGATCAACAACCCCGGCTATCTGAAACGGTGAACCATGAACAAGTACAACAACCTCGACAAGACAGCCGCCAACCACTCCGCGCTGACACCACTGAGTCTGCTCCAGCGCTCGGCACGGATCTTCCCGGACAAGCGGGCAGTCATCGATGATGACCGGATACTGTCCTACCGGCAGCTCTACCAGCGTTGTCGCCAGATGGGCGATGCGCTTCGTCGCCGCGGCATCAACCCCGGCGACACGGTGGCCATCCTCTGCCCGAACAGTCATGAGATGCTGGAGTCCCACTACTCGGTGCCGATGGCCGGGGCGGTGCTCAATTCGATCAATATCCGCCTGGACTCGGCCACGATAGCCTTTGTCCTGGCCCATGGCGAAGCCCGGGTGCTGTTCTACGACACCCAGTGGGAGAACGAGATCCGGGCCGCTATTGCCGAGCTGGAGGTGCCGCCGCTGCTGGTGGCCATCGAGCGCAAGGCGGGGGCGAGCGAGGGCCTGGCAGACCTGGGCTACGAGCACCTGCTGACGGAGGGCGATCCGGAGGCCTCCTGGCAACGGCCCGCCGATGAATGGGACGCCATTACCCTGAATTACACCTCAGGCACCACCGGCAATCCCAAGGGTGTGGTCTACCACCATCGCGGCGCCTACCTGGCGGCCATGACCAACGCCATGGTGTTCGACATGACCGCCGAGACCGTCTACCTGTGGACCCTGCCGATGTTCCACTGCAACGGCTGGGCCTACACCTGGGCGATCACGGCGGTGGGCGGCACCCACGTCTGCCTGCGGGAGGTGGACGCCATGGAAATCTACCGCCGGATCGAGGACTACGGTGTGACCCACATGTGCGGCGCGCCGGTAGTGATGAACATGTTGCTGCAGGACCTGGGACGCGAAGGCCTGACACTGTCCCGGCCCGCCCACTTTGCCCTGGGTGGCGCGGCGCCCCCCAGCAGCGTGATCCATAAGGCGGAGGACATTGGCTTCCAGGTTACTCACCTTTATGGCCTGACGGAGACATTCGGCCCTTCGGCACTGTGTGTGCTCCAGCCGGAATGGCAGCAGCTGCCGTTGGAGGAACGGGCAGTGAAAATGTCCCGCCAGGGTGTTCCCACCCATGGTCTGGACGAGGTCGCGGTGCTGGATATGGACAGTGGGGAACCGCTGCCTGCCGATGGCAACACCATGGGCGAGATCTGTATCCGCGGCAATACCGTGATGAAGGGCTACCTGAAGAATGCGGAAGCCACGGAGAAGGCGTTCAGGGACGGCTGGTTTCATACCGGTGACCTGGCCGTCATGCACCCGGATCACTATGTGGAAATCCGGGATCGTGCCAAGGATGTCATCATTTCCGGTGGCGAGAACATCTCCAGCCTGGAGGTGGAAGAGGTTCTTTACCGGCACCCGAAGGTCTCCGAGGCGGCGGTGGTGGCAATGGCCGACGAAAAGTGGGGCGAAGTACCCTGTGCCTTTGTCAATCCGGTCGACGACGGCGAGGCACCCACCCCCGAGGAGATTATTGCCTTTTGCCGGGAGCGCATGGCGCACTTCAAGGCACCGCGGAAGGTGGTGCTTGGTGAATTGCCCAAGACCGCCACCGGCAAGATCCGCAAAAACATTCTCCGGGACTCTCTGTCACGATGACCGGGCTGTCACGATGACCGGGCTGTCCCGATGATTAGGCTGACCATGGTCGGCGGGAGGTTGCGATAGCGAAAACAACGCATTCACAGCGACGAAAACCGGGCCTGATTCAACGGGTCTGCAAGTTCCAGTGACAACAAAGACAAGAACACAGGAGCATTATCATGAAAATAACGAGCATCAGGAAACTCCTGGTTGCGATGACCGCAGCCGCTACGCTGGGTACCGCCGGTACCAGTTATGCCGAGGATCCGATCCGGATCGGGGGCATCTACATTCTCTCCGGCAGTGCCGCCACCTACGGTGAGTTTGCCCAGAAGGGCATCAACCTTGCGGTGGACGAAATCAACGCTTCGGGCGGCATCCTGGGTCGCCAGGTCGAAATGGTCTATGAGGACAGCCAGGGCAAGGCATCGGTAGCCATTCAGGCAGCCCGGAAACTGGTTTACTCCGAGGGTGTTGACGCCCTGGTGGGTCTGGACAGCTCGGGTGTTGCCCAGGGTATGGTTCCGACCATGCCAGAGCTGCAGAAGCCGCTGATCATTACCCACGCCGCCACGCCGGATGTCACCGGCAGTCTGTGTAATCCGTTTACCTACCGCATCAGTGTGAACGTGGCCCAGAACATGAAGGCTGCCGCCCTGGTGGCCGCGGAAACCGATGCCACCAACTGGACCACCATCGGTCCGGACTACGCCTTCGGCCACCAGTCCTGGGAGTTCTTCGGTAACTACCTCAAGGACATCAAGCCGGAAGTGAACCTGATGTCGGAGACCAACTTTCCGCGCTTCGGGGCCGAGGACTTCACCCCATTCATTGACCGTGTAATGGACTCCGACGCCGAGGGTGTGCTCATCTCCGTCTGGGGTGGTGACCTGGTCAACTTTATCCGCCAGGCCAATACCCGTGGGTTCTTCGAAAAGGACCTGGAGGTGATGTTTACCGTCGGGGCGGCTACAGAAGTACTGTCCGCCCTGGGTGAGGAAATGCCAGAGGGTGTGCATCTGTCCACGCGTTACTGGTATGAGGCCTATGACAACGCGGTGAACGATCGCTTCGTCAAGGCGTACATCGACGCCTACGGCACTCCCCCGAGCTACAACGCCGAGGGCGCCTATGCGGCTATCTATGCCTATAAAAAGGCCATGGAAACAGCCGGTACCACCGAAGGTCCTGCCGTCGCCAAGGCACTCAGCGGCATGAGCCTGGAGGCGCCGAACGGCACGGTGACTTTCCGTGAGGGTGATCACCAGGCGATGGTCAGTCCGAACTGGGGTGTTTCCGGCCCCATGCATCCGGAGCACGGCATCCGCACGCTGACCAACCTGCGGATCTTTGACGGCGAAAAAGTAGCCCGCACTATCGAAGAGACCGGTTGCAAGCTCTGATCTGATTGTTGTTCTTACGCTTGCCGTGGCGTCCTCCGGGGCGCTACGGAACCGGCCCTAACCTAATGAGGTAATCCATGTCTGGCATCGGAGCGGCGTTGCTGAATAGTCTCGATATCGGGCTGCTGCTGTTTATCATCGCAGTGGGCCTGAATATCGTGTTCGGTGTGCTGAACATCATCAACTTTGCCCATGGGGCACTTTACATGCTGGGGGCCTACCTGGCCTTCACCCTGATCAATATTGCAGGCATGCCCTTCTGGGTGGCCCTGATACTGGCTCCGATGGGTGTCGCCATCCTGGCGGTGATCATCGACCGGGTCCTGTTGCGCTTCATCTATTCCCGGGACGTGGCAGACAGCCTGCTACTGACCTTCGCCATCCTGCTGATCATCAACGAGAGTGTGCGGATGATCTGGGGTAGTGGTATTCATGTGGTCCAGCCGCCGCAGCTGCTTTCCGGTTCGGTGCAACTGTTGGGCAGTTCCGTTGCCACCTACAGCCTGTTTGTGATTGTCGTCGGCCTGCTGTTGCTGGCCGGGCTGTGGTACCTGTTCAACCGCACCCGCGTCGGCCGCGTCATGCGGGCAGCCGCACTGGACCGGGACATGGCCGAGGCCCTGTGCATCAACACCCGGATGGTGGTGACCGGCGTCTTTGCCTTTGGCGCCTGGCTGGCCGCCGTCGGCGGTGTGATGGCCGCACCCATGCGTGCACTGGATCCCGGCATGGGGGACAAGATCATTATCGAATCGTTCATTGTGGTGGTGATTGGCGGTCTGGGTAGCTTCCCGGGTGCCTTGCTCGGCGCCATCATCCTGGGCCTGATTCACGGCTTCGGTGGCCGCTACCTGCCGGAAGTGAACCTGCTGTTGCCGTTTGTAGGCATGGCACTGGTTCTGTTGTTCAAGCCAAACGGCATTATGGGCAAGGGGGCAGCCGCATGAAGACCAAGGTTCTGATGGCCATTCTGGCTGTGGTGATCGCGGGGCTGATTGCGGTGCCCTGGATCGCTTCCTATTTCTATGTTTTTATTTTTACCGAGATCCTGATCCTGGGTTTGTTCGCGGCCAGCTTCAACCTGATTTTCGGCTATACCGGCATGCTGAGCTTCGGGCATGCCGCCTTCTTTGGTATCGGCTCTTACGCCACGGCACTGGTACTGATCCATCTGGAGTGGCCGTTCCTGGCCTGCCTGCTGGTTTCCATGGGGGCATCCGCGCTGCTGGCGCTGGTCATCGGCTTCCTGAGCGTCCGGCTCAACGAGGTGTACTTTGCCATGCTCACCCTGGCCTTTGGCATGATGGTCTTTGCCATCGCCTACCAGTGGCGTTCGGTAACCAACGGCAGTGACGGCCTTGCCGGGTTTACCCTGGGTTCCTTCGGGCTCGGCCTTGATCTGACCCTGGCCAATCCGTCGGTTTATTACCACGTGGTGCTGGGGATCGTGGCTGTTGCCTCGGTGGTGCTCTACGTGATCTGTCGCAGCTCTTTCGGCATGATCCTCAGGGCCATCCGTCAGAATCCGGAACGGGTGTCCTTTGCCGGATTGAACGTACGCACCTACCGTCTGGTGGCTTTCGTTATTGCCGGCAGCTTTGCGGGCCTGGCCGGTGGCCTGATCGCACCGTTCCTGCGGGTGGCGAGCCCGGAACTTTTGCACTGGTCCATGTCCGCCGAACCGATTTTGATGGCCATCCTCGGTGGCACTGGGTATTTTCTCGGGCCCTTCGTCGGTTCCGCGGTGTTTGTGCTGCTGGAAACCTGGATCACCAGTTATACCGAATCCTGGATGCTGGTTCTGGGCATCATCCTGGCCATGATGGTGATTTTCTTCCGCAAGGGTTTGCTGGGTACTGTCATTGACTGGTGGATGGAGGTGAAGAAATGAGTAATCCAATCCTTACCATAGCTAACCTGACCAAGCGTTTTGGCGGAGTCACTGCGGTATCTGGAATTAACCTGGAGGTCATGCCGAAGGAAACCATTGCCATTATCGGCCCCAACGGTGCCGGCAAGACAACCTTCTACAACATGGTTTCCGGCCGGATGCAGCCGACTGAAGGCAAGATCATGCTGGACGGCAGGGATATCACCGGCCTGCCGCCCCACAAGATCAGCCGGCTGGGAGTATCCCGGTCGTTCCAGATCAATAACATCTTCCCGGAGATGACGGTGCAGGAGAATGTGGAGGTGGTGCTGTCGGCCTATCACGGCCACAGCCGCAAGCTGTTCAACATTGCTTCCCGCAACACCGGAATTCAGCAGGAGGCGGTCGAGTTTCTGCAGCGCCTGGGCATCGACAGCCTCAGGGACCAGCGTGCCGAAGTCATCAGTTACGGCGACAAGCGATTGCTGGAAATCGCCATGGTGCTGGCGACACAACCCAAGCTGGTACTGCTGGACGAACCCACCGCCGGGATGACCCCGGATGAAACCCGGCGCACCACCCGGCTGATCAAGAAGCTTGCGGACAGTGGTGACTACACGTTCATGATTACCGAGCACGACATGGACGTGGTTTTCAACCTGGCGGACCGGATTCTGGTCATGCACCGTGGCGAAAAGCTGTTTGCCGGTACACCCGAGGAAGTGAAGAACCATCCGGAGGTTCGTGTCGCCTACCTGGGTGAGGAAGACGACGAGGCGGTCGAGGAGGCCAATCCATGATTCTTGATGTTCGCAATATCCAGACGTTCTACGGTGAGAGTCAGGCGCTCCAGGGTGTTACCCTTCAGCTCGAAGCCGGTGAGACGGTTTGCATCCTTGGCCGTAACGGTGCGGGAAAGAGCACAACCCTGAAAAGTATTATGGGGCTGACGCCGCCGCGATCCGGAGAGGTGATCTATGATGGCAAGCCGGTCCAGGGCTGGCCCGCGCACCGGATTGCCCGCGCAGGCATCGGTTATGTGCCGGAAGATCGCCGGATATTCCCCGGGCTGACGGTGCGGGACAACCTGGATGTGGCCTCCTATCAACGCAAGGGCAGTACCGCCCGCTGGACGGTGGATGGCATCCTCAAGAAGTACGAAATGCTTGGTGAGCGGGCGGACCAGGACGGTGCCACCCTGTCTGGCGGCCAGCAGCAGATGCTGGCGGTGGCGCGTTCCCTGATGATTCAGCCCAGACTGTTGCTGCTGGATGAGCCCAATGAAGGACTGGCCCCGGTTATTGTGCAGCAGATTGGTGAGCTGATTGACGACCTCAGTCAGACTACAACCATCCTGTTCACCGACCAGAGCGTGCGGTTTGCCCTCAAGCATGCCCAGCGAGCCTACATCCTGGAAAAGGGTCAGGTAGTGCATGAAGCGAGCAGTGATGAGTTGCGTGCTGATCAGGCCACCCAGGACCGGTTCCTCTCGGTGGCATAATCTGGCTTATAATCCCCGCCCGCAGGAGCAGACAGGCGTGGCAGCTATGATCGAGAATTATGAGGCATTTCGTGGTGAACTCAGCATGTCCAAGGAGGATGTGATCCGTGATGTTTACCGTCAGAACAAGGAACGGATCAGCATCAAGAAGGAGGCGACGGCGGTCAGAAATCTGACCCGGATCATCGAGTCGACCCTGCGGCTGGCCAACTCCAAGGGTTTCCATGCCATGACGCTCAGGGATCTGTGTGGGGATTCCGGAATGAGCATGGGTGGCCTCTATGCCTATATCCGCAACAAGGACGACCTGATCCATCTGATCCAGAGCCACGGCTTCATTATCACGCGCCGGACCCTGCTGCATTACACCGCAGAGGTCCCGGATGTCCGTGACCGTTTGTTTGCGGCGATCAAGGCACACCTGTACCTGAGCGAACTGATGCGGGCCTGGTTCTACTTTTCCTACATGGAAGCGACGAGACTGCCGGCTGAGGAAAAACGCGACGCGGTTGCCATTGAGCTGGAGATCGAAGAGATCTTCCTGGGGTTAATTGAAGACGGCATTGAGGCGGGGGTTTACCGCTCAAGAAATGCCCGCCTCGTTGCGTCGATGGCCAAGGCCCTGTTGCAGGACTGGTACCTGAAGCGCAGAAAATACCGTGACCAGAATGTTGCCGTTGACGACTATGCTGCGTTTGTCAGGGATGTAATTGAAAGCTATCTGCTCTGAGGGCGCTGACTCTCTCCTGTGAGGACTGTGATGACTATCAGATTGGCGAATCCGGAACTTGTGCGCGAAAGCGCCTATATCAACGGCGAATGGGTCCAGGCCCGTTCAGGTATCCGACTCCCGGTAACCAATCCGGCCAATGGTGAGCATCTGGCGAATGTGCCGGATATGGACGCCGACGACACCCGGCAGGCCATCCGGGCGGCGGAGGCCGCATGGCCGGAATGGCGTGCCCGCCCGGCCAGGGAACGAACGGGTATACTGCGCCGCTGGTTCGATCTGGTGATGCAGCATCAGGAAGACCTGGCTCGCCTGATGACGGCGGAGCAGGGCAAGCCTCTGGCGGAAGCCCGCGGTGAGGTAGGTTACGGCGCCAGCTTCATCGAGTGGTTTGCCGAGGAAGCCAAACGGGCCTACGGCGACGTGATTCCGGGCCACGGTCGGGACAAGCGGATTGTGGTGATCAAACAGCCCATCGGGGTGGTGGCGGCGATCACGCCCTGGAACTTCCCGGTAGCCATGATTACCCGAAAGGTGGCGCCGGCCCTGGCCGCTGGCTGCCCGGCGGTGGTCAAGCCCGCGGAAGACACACCCTTGTGCGCCCTCGCTCTGGGGGCTTTGGCAGAGGAGGCCGGTGTTCCACCGGGGGTCCTTAACATCATTACCTGCTCGAAAAGCCGGGCGCCGGAGGTAGGCGAGGAGCTGACTACCAACCCGGCAGTGCGCAAGGTGTCGTTCACTGGCTCCACGCCGGTAGGCAAACTGCTTATGCGCCAGGCCAGCGGCACGGTCAAGAAAGTGAGCCTGGAGCTGGGTGGCAATGCTCCGTTCATTGTGTTTGACGATGCCGATCTCGATGCCGCGGTGGCCGGACTGATGGCCTCAAAGTACCGCAATACCGGGCAGACCTGTGTCTGCGCCAACCGCATCTATGTCCAGTCCGGCGTGTACGACGAATTTGCTGAAAAGCTGAAGGAAGCCGTCAGCAAGATGGTGGTGGGCGCCGGTCTCGAAGGCGAGACCCACCAGGGTCCGCTGATCAATCAGGCGGCCCTGGACAAGGTCAAGCGGCATATCGCCGATGCCACCGGCAAGGGGGCAAAAGTGGTTCTGGGAGGGCAGGAGCACGCCCTCGGCGGCACCTTCTTCGAGCCAACCATCCTCACCGACGTCACCCAGGACATGCTGGTGGCCCGTGAGGAGACCTTTGGCCCGGTGGCGCCGCTGTTCCGGTTTGATACCGAGGAGCAGGCAATCGCCATGGCCAACGATTCGGAATTTGGTCTGGCGGCCTACTTCTACAGCAACGACATCCGGCGCATCTGGCACGTAGCCGAGGCGCTTGAGACCGGCATGATCGGGATCAACGAGGGGATCATT is a window encoding:
- a CDS encoding type II toxin-antitoxin system VapC family toxin, yielding MVYFDTSAVLPYYRQERTSDQVQALLESQTRPVLISHLTEVEVASALARWVRMGELSEPQANRIESAFHDDVSHGRFTLCPIETTHYQRASHWIGTRKTSLRTLDALHLACAEHHQARLISEDEALVNAAIFFGIDASLASKSV
- a CDS encoding type II toxin-antitoxin system Phd/YefM family antitoxin — translated: MQTINVRETREKLSNLLDAVAAGEEIVILRHGKPAARLTAALPEKIQFPNRSELRASLPPSRESSARAVRQLRDDERY
- a CDS encoding SDR family NAD(P)-dependent oxidoreductase, whose translation is MNNSNNTNPGNTNWSLRVDGKTALVTGAAGGLGHSFTRCLLEAGATVIVSGRRREALESLKVEFPEHADRVHVVTMDVTDEASVTEAFDTMADDIAIPDVVVSNAGVATSKKALNLTGSDWDRVIDTNLKGCWLVSNEAARRLSAINRGGSIIMISSILGHRVAGNVAPYAAAKAGVEQLTRALALEWARYGIRVNALAPGYIETDLNRDFFASEPGQKMIRRIPQRRLGQADDLSGPLLLLASGLSDYMTGSTLVVDGGHLQSSL
- a CDS encoding acyl-CoA dehydrogenase family protein, with amino-acid sequence MDFNLNARNESYRKRIRDFVEQELLPLEQNPEAYDEHENIAHDHLEKMRAKAKQQGLWCLQIPGHLGGQGLDVSGMAACYEEMNRSIFGPVVFNSSAPDDGNMIVLAKVATEAQQERWLKPIVEGKVRSSFAMTEPPPGCGSDPGMMQTTATRKGDRWVIHGHKHYITGAAEASHFILIARTSDDTRKGLSAFMFHKDDPGWEIVRRIPIMGPEEHGGHCELRFDGLEISDENRLMEVGDGLKVTQIRLGTARLTHCMRWLGLARRSLEIATEYVDTRESFGQTLAQREGVQWLLGEAAMEIQIGRLLTMHAAWKLDQGDFARKEVSMAKVAVADTLHKAVDTAIQLCGARGYSKDTPLEWIYRYARQARLVDGASEIHKMVFSKTLLAERTDFWHWGVKA
- a CDS encoding phosphotransferase family protein, whose translation is MSALADTFSAFIARQTGARSARVIDFDKLSGGAIQDNFGLTLELEGGSRPGRQEFVVRQDAPSGVSESLSRPEEFQVLQAAFQAGVTAPEPLWLCEDTEVSGRVFYVMTRASGSASPRKLVKADFTKEQRRNIVRRLGAELARLHTVRPPQESLEFLALPDPDNPALSRVALYRRYLKEIGEPHPVLEWALNWLEDRAPEPGPTVLCHCDFRTGNYMMDGDELTAVLDWEFAAWSDPCEDLGWLCCRSWRFGADDREVGGVGAKQDLLDGYREASGTDLDPAAVSYWEVMALVRWAMIALQQARRHMSGEQRSLELALTGRMVAQMESDLLNQIQELEDGQ
- a CDS encoding DUF6285 domain-containing protein encodes the protein MINQPETRDLLTEARQVLLDSVAPELTGERKYQALMVANAMGMAIRELEQREQGQPEQTDRTVRAFLAERSLKATAGEAEAALARAVRERHLDGADPAVRSVLRNLTEARLRINNPGYLKR
- a CDS encoding long-chain-fatty-acid--CoA ligase — protein: MNKYNNLDKTAANHSALTPLSLLQRSARIFPDKRAVIDDDRILSYRQLYQRCRQMGDALRRRGINPGDTVAILCPNSHEMLESHYSVPMAGAVLNSINIRLDSATIAFVLAHGEARVLFYDTQWENEIRAAIAELEVPPLLVAIERKAGASEGLADLGYEHLLTEGDPEASWQRPADEWDAITLNYTSGTTGNPKGVVYHHRGAYLAAMTNAMVFDMTAETVYLWTLPMFHCNGWAYTWAITAVGGTHVCLREVDAMEIYRRIEDYGVTHMCGAPVVMNMLLQDLGREGLTLSRPAHFALGGAAPPSSVIHKAEDIGFQVTHLYGLTETFGPSALCVLQPEWQQLPLEERAVKMSRQGVPTHGLDEVAVLDMDSGEPLPADGNTMGEICIRGNTVMKGYLKNAEATEKAFRDGWFHTGDLAVMHPDHYVEIRDRAKDVIISGGENISSLEVEEVLYRHPKVSEAAVVAMADEKWGEVPCAFVNPVDDGEAPTPEEIIAFCRERMAHFKAPRKVVLGELPKTATGKIRKNILRDSLSR
- a CDS encoding ABC transporter substrate-binding protein, whose amino-acid sequence is MKITSIRKLLVAMTAAATLGTAGTSYAEDPIRIGGIYILSGSAATYGEFAQKGINLAVDEINASGGILGRQVEMVYEDSQGKASVAIQAARKLVYSEGVDALVGLDSSGVAQGMVPTMPELQKPLIITHAATPDVTGSLCNPFTYRISVNVAQNMKAAALVAAETDATNWTTIGPDYAFGHQSWEFFGNYLKDIKPEVNLMSETNFPRFGAEDFTPFIDRVMDSDAEGVLISVWGGDLVNFIRQANTRGFFEKDLEVMFTVGAATEVLSALGEEMPEGVHLSTRYWYEAYDNAVNDRFVKAYIDAYGTPPSYNAEGAYAAIYAYKKAMETAGTTEGPAVAKALSGMSLEAPNGTVTFREGDHQAMVSPNWGVSGPMHPEHGIRTLTNLRIFDGEKVARTIEETGCKL